From the genome of Paraburkholderia flava, one region includes:
- a CDS encoding aminotransferase class V-fold PLP-dependent enzyme yields MDIRSRLGLRPVINVSGTMTGLGASIVAQPVIDALADVLPQFVEIDDLQRHASAAIAEACGSESGYITASCSAAITLSIAATMTGDDAGLIERMPDTSGLANEVVVQTGHLVNYGAPIDQAIRLAGARAIAVGAATEAHAYQLAAAITERTTAALFVVSHHTVGYGLIPLEAFIETAHAKGVPVIVDAASEYDLKRFIAAGADVVLYSAHKFLGGPTAGIVAGRKALVRAAYFQNGGIGRGMKVGKEGIVGAIAALEQWARRDHAAVRAREHGYLTLWQEALNDCPGVRAQIDPDPTGNPLDRLKVSIDPREARTTAWDLADALARPRDAARPVIVRDHEVELHFFFLDPCNLHPGEEHVVLERLLAELHAARDAREPVVTPFHAHDAKRGAARKNWPD; encoded by the coding sequence ATGGATATCCGTTCTCGTCTCGGCTTGCGCCCGGTCATCAATGTGTCGGGCACGATGACGGGTCTCGGCGCGTCGATCGTTGCGCAACCGGTCATCGATGCGCTCGCGGACGTGCTGCCGCAATTCGTCGAGATCGACGATCTGCAGCGCCATGCATCCGCGGCTATCGCCGAGGCCTGCGGCAGCGAGAGCGGCTACATTACCGCATCCTGCTCGGCGGCGATCACGCTGTCGATCGCCGCGACGATGACCGGCGACGACGCCGGTCTGATCGAACGGATGCCGGATACCTCGGGCCTCGCGAACGAAGTCGTCGTGCAAACCGGCCACCTCGTGAACTACGGTGCGCCGATCGACCAGGCGATCCGACTCGCCGGCGCCCGCGCCATCGCGGTCGGTGCCGCCACCGAAGCGCACGCGTATCAACTCGCCGCCGCAATCACCGAACGCACCACGGCTGCGCTGTTCGTCGTGTCGCATCACACCGTCGGCTACGGCCTGATCCCGCTCGAAGCCTTCATCGAAACCGCGCACGCGAAGGGTGTGCCCGTGATCGTCGATGCGGCATCCGAATACGACCTGAAGCGTTTCATCGCCGCGGGCGCCGATGTCGTGCTGTACTCGGCGCACAAGTTTCTCGGCGGCCCGACAGCCGGCATCGTCGCGGGCCGTAAGGCGCTGGTCCGAGCCGCGTATTTCCAGAACGGCGGTATCGGTCGCGGGATGAAGGTCGGCAAGGAAGGCATCGTCGGTGCGATCGCCGCGCTCGAGCAGTGGGCGCGGCGCGATCACGCAGCGGTACGCGCGCGTGAGCACGGCTACCTGACGTTGTGGCAAGAAGCGCTGAACGACTGCCCCGGCGTGCGTGCGCAGATCGATCCCGATCCGACCGGCAATCCGCTCGACCGTCTGAAGGTATCGATCGATCCGCGTGAAGCACGAACCACCGCATGGGATCTCGCGGATGCGCTCGCCCGTCCGCGCGACGCAGCGCGCCCGGTAATCGTCCGCGATCACGAGGTCGAGCTGCATTTCTTCTTTCTCGATCCGTGCAATCTGCATCCGGGCGAAGAGCACGTCGTGCTCGAACGTCTGCTCGCCGAGCTGCATGCCGCACGCGATGCACGGGAACCCGTCGTCACACCGTTTCACGCACACGACGCAAAGCGCGGCGCAGCCCGCAAGAACTGGCCTGACTGA
- a CDS encoding IclR family transcriptional regulator, producing MTRTSPPSAKDSAAQPADPADAAEAAPRTRTSAIERAVQILDALQEAGRPATAYEIARLVGAPPSTVYSIINDLVERNMLGRKADGTIWLGSRLYGYGLSYASSLDYLGVAGEEMQTLSAEVGETVQVCGLVEGMMVVLQMAEGPGHFRVTSRVGSRVPLNWTASGRLLVGHLPDAERVAFFRRYAKPSPTGRAETRADVLARTAREALDARLSIQIGESDASVACLASPVVDNTGTCVFTISIVMPEAKAVKGTEPFADAVRTVAARIEARLGWQHRSSDFAA from the coding sequence ATGACACGGACTTCGCCGCCGTCCGCCAAAGACTCAGCAGCCCAGCCGGCCGACCCGGCCGATGCCGCGGAAGCCGCGCCGCGCACGCGTACCAGCGCGATCGAGCGGGCAGTGCAGATTCTCGACGCGCTCCAGGAAGCGGGCCGGCCCGCGACCGCGTACGAGATCGCGCGGCTGGTCGGCGCGCCGCCGTCGACGGTCTATTCGATCATCAACGATCTGGTCGAGCGGAATATGCTCGGCCGCAAAGCCGACGGGACGATCTGGCTCGGTTCGCGTCTCTATGGCTACGGTCTGAGCTACGCGAGTTCGCTCGACTATCTCGGTGTCGCTGGCGAAGAAATGCAGACGTTGTCGGCCGAGGTCGGCGAGACCGTACAGGTGTGCGGGCTGGTCGAAGGGATGATGGTCGTGTTGCAGATGGCCGAAGGGCCAGGCCATTTTCGTGTGACGTCGCGGGTCGGCAGCCGCGTGCCGCTGAACTGGACCGCGTCGGGCCGCTTGCTGGTCGGACATCTGCCGGATGCCGAGCGGGTCGCGTTCTTCCGTCGTTACGCCAAACCTTCGCCGACCGGTCGCGCCGAAACGCGCGCCGACGTGCTCGCGCGCACCGCGCGCGAAGCGCTCGACGCGCGACTGTCGATCCAGATCGGCGAGTCGGATGCGTCGGTTGCGTGTCTTGCATCGCCGGTCGTCGACAACACCGGGACGTGTGTGTTCACGATCTCGATCGTGATGCCCGAAGCAAAAGCCGTGAAGGGCACCGAGCCGTTCGCCGACGCAGTGCGCACGGTTGCCGCGCGGATCGAGGCACGGCTCGGCTGGCAACACCGTTCGTCCGATTTCGCCGCTTGA
- a CDS encoding RidA family protein: MNCYDRLRTRGFTLPPVPAPIGNFTHCTREGDLLFLSGQGPLNEHGELMTGKVGATVTTDDAYLHAQLVGLNLLSVLHDALGDLGRVKRVVKLLGMVNATPEFGEHPRVINGCSDLFVDILGEAGRHARSAVGVGSLPRNITVEIEAIVAVRD, from the coding sequence ATGAACTGCTACGACCGTCTGCGTACGCGCGGCTTTACGCTTCCTCCGGTGCCGGCACCGATCGGTAACTTCACACACTGCACGCGCGAAGGCGACCTGCTGTTTCTGTCGGGACAGGGGCCGCTGAACGAACACGGCGAACTGATGACCGGCAAGGTCGGCGCGACCGTCACGACCGACGATGCGTATCTGCATGCGCAACTCGTCGGTCTGAATCTGCTGTCGGTGTTGCACGATGCACTTGGCGATCTGGGTCGCGTGAAGCGGGTCGTCAAGCTGCTCGGGATGGTCAACGCGACGCCCGAATTCGGCGAGCATCCGCGCGTGATCAACGGCTGCTCGGATCTGTTCGTCGACATCCTCGGTGAAGCGGGGCGGCATGCTCGGTCGGCGGTGGGCGTCGGGTCGCTGCCGCGGAATATCACGGTCGAGATCGAGGCGATCGTCGCTGTGCGGGATTGA
- a CDS encoding Lrp/AsnC family transcriptional regulator: MTTDLDKVDRAILAAVQTDGRMSNARLAEAVGLSETPCARRLKRLETDGYIERYRAMLSRRTLGYGVVSFVLVRFAVHDREVATRFEREVLAIPRILSCHNVSGSADYVLQVVARDLDDYGTFMRDQLRGLPGVTSVESSLSLREVKADTGLPIT; this comes from the coding sequence ATGACCACCGACCTCGACAAAGTCGACCGCGCGATCCTCGCCGCGGTCCAGACCGATGGCCGCATGTCCAACGCGCGGCTCGCCGAAGCCGTTGGACTCAGCGAAACGCCGTGCGCGCGGCGCCTCAAAAGACTCGAAACCGACGGCTATATCGAGCGCTATCGCGCGATGCTGTCACGCCGGACGCTGGGCTATGGCGTCGTGTCGTTCGTGCTCGTGCGCTTCGCGGTCCACGACCGCGAGGTCGCCACGCGTTTCGAACGCGAAGTGCTCGCGATTCCGCGCATCCTGTCGTGCCACAACGTGTCGGGCAGCGCGGACTACGTGCTGCAGGTCGTGGCACGCGATCTCGACGACTACGGTACGTTCATGCGCGACCAGTTGCGCGGTCTGCCGGGCGTGACGTCGGTCGAATCGTCGCTGTCGCTACGCGAAGTGAAGGCGGACACGGGTCTGCCGATCACCTGA